The Devosia sp. MC521 genome has a segment encoding these proteins:
- the arsC gene encoding arsenate reductase (glutaredoxin) (This arsenate reductase requires both glutathione and glutaredoxin to convert arsenate to arsenite, after which the efflux transporter formed by ArsA and ArsB can extrude the arsenite from the cell, providing resistance.) — protein MHITIYHNPECGTSRNTLAMIRGTGIEPEIVLYLENPPSAATLADLIARAGISVRDAIRTKQPEYLSQGLDNPELSDTQLLAAMVATPILINRPLVVTPHGVRLCRPSELVLDILPEAATIPFTKEDGEVVIDKDGQRI, from the coding sequence ATGCACATCACCATCTACCACAATCCCGAATGCGGCACCTCGCGCAACACCTTGGCAATGATCCGCGGCACCGGGATTGAGCCAGAAATTGTGCTCTATCTCGAAAACCCTCCGTCTGCTGCAACGCTTGCCGACCTCATCGCTCGTGCCGGGATTTCAGTGCGGGATGCGATCCGCACCAAGCAGCCAGAATACCTCTCCCAGGGTTTGGACAATCCCGAGTTGAGTGACACGCAGCTGCTCGCAGCCATGGTGGCGACGCCTATTCTCATCAATCGCCCTCTCGTGGTTACTCCGCATGGCGTGCGCCTCTGCCGCCCCTCAGAGCTCGTTTTGGACATTCTGCCAGAAGCGGCCACCATCCCGTTCACCAAAGAGGATGGTGAGGTGGTGATCGACAAGGATGGTCAGCGCATCTAA